ATATACCACCTCATAATCACACAGTTAAAAAAGAATAACATATACACTCACATTTTTAAGAAATCACATATACTGTTGAttaactcttcccacagacaaagttaaggtttctctccagtatgaactctctgatgggatTTTAAGTAACATGACAGAGCAAActtcttgtcacactgagagcatttgaaaggtttttcacctgtatgaagtaTCTGATGGGCTTTCAAGTGACCCGACTGAGCAAACgccttgtcacactgagagcatttgaaaggtttttcatgAGTTCTCTTGTGATTTAGTAAGGTAGTCtgttgactaaaactcttcccacagacactacagtgataaggtttctctccagtgtgaactctttgATGGGCTTGTAAGTAACGTGACAGAGCAAACGTCTTGTCGCACTGAGaccatttgaaaggtttttcacctgtatgaagtctCTGGTGTAATACTAAACTGCCATGGCGAGTAAATCTCCtaccacaaacattacagtgataaggtttcatTCCAGTATGAGCTCTCTGGTGGGATTTTAAGTAACCTGACTCAGCAAAGGTCATgccacactgagagcatttgaaaggtttttcatgAATTCTCTTGTGATTTAGTAATGTAGGCtgttgactaaaactcttctTACAGACaatacagtgataaggtttctctccagtgtgaactctttgATGGGATTTCAAGTGACTTGACTGAGAAAaagtcttgtcacactgagagcatttgtaaggtttttcacctgtatgaagtctTTGATGAACTTTAAGATATTGTTTGGTTCTGAAGTAatttccacattcagtgcagttgaaaggcttttcatcactgtgtgtcctcatgtgaacaTTTAGATCAGAAGAAGAGACACAAATCCTCCCGCACTGCTCACAGTGAAACTGcttcttctctctgtggtcttctgaatgaagtttcttctct
This sequence is a window from Misgurnus anguillicaudatus chromosome 24, ASM2758022v2, whole genome shotgun sequence. Protein-coding genes within it:
- the LOC141361396 gene encoding uncharacterized protein isoform X1 translates to MRTHSDEKPFNCTECGNYFRTKQYLKVHQRLHTGEKPYKCSQCDKTFSQSSHLKSHQRVHTGEKPYHCIVCKKSFSQQPTLLNHKRIHEKPFKCSQCGMTFAESGYLKSHQRAHTGMKPYHCNVCGRRFTRHGSLVLHQRLHTGEKPFKWSQCDKTFALSRYLQAHQRVHTGEKPYHCSVCGKSFSQQTTLLNHKRTHEKPFKCSQCDKAFAQSGHLKAHQILHTGEKPFKCSQCDKKFALSCYLKSHQRVHTGEKP